The Gossypium hirsutum isolate 1008001.06 chromosome D02, Gossypium_hirsutum_v2.1, whole genome shotgun sequence region GGTTGTCTGTTAACTTTGTTAACTATGTGTATGTCACatcagtaattaattaatttttaaaaaaatttaaaatattttttataaaaaaattaaaatactaattaattcTCAATGTAATATCCACGTGGCAatccaaaaaatcaaaaaatttaaatgattgattgaaatgatttttttttaaattcaagggtaaaataaatttttatttgataataataaaaagagaaaatagaaatCATTTTTGGGCTTTTGGGGCTTTGTTCAAGAGTTGTTTCAAACCAAACAAGTATCTGAATTTTCAGCCCAAATTTTCCATCCAGCTGGATTTTTCTCTCCATCCAAACAGCCTCAAAGTATCATCATCAAGGTCCTAAATGAAACCCAACACTTTAGATCATTCTAGAAAGTAATCCACGTGTCACCACCTAACCCTCACACACACCGCACGCAAACATTCACACTACtccctttgttttctctttttaagaaaaaaatataaaatcctaTAAACCCTTACTCCCTTTTCCCCCCTTATCTTCTTCCTAGAAGCCTATACCCCTTTGACCGTCCCTTATATTAGTTCACTCTCTCTTTTCcctttgaggttttgggcttctCTCAATTTCTCAATCCCAATTGTTTTTAAAATGGCTTCTTCCACTGCTCAAATCAACGTACTCGGTGGAATCGGTTTCGCTTCTTCTCGAAAACCCAACTACCATTCACCCAGAACCGTTTTCTTGGGTCAACGACTTGGTAAACCGTCGCCGTTAAACGCAGCCTTCTTACGGTTAGCGAAAACCAATGGAAAACGGTACAATGTTGGGCCGGTTAGAGTTGTGAACGAGAAAGTGGTCGGAATCGATCTCGGGACTACTAACTCGGCGGTTGCGGCTATGGAAGGAGGGAAACCCACGATTGTTACGAACGCGGAAGGGCAAAGAACGACGCCGTCAGTGGTGGCGTATACAAAAACTGGGGATAGGTTGGTTGGGCAGATTGCTAAACGACAAGCCGTCGTTAACCCTGAGAATACGTTCTTCTCTGTTAAGAGGTTTATTGGGAGGAAGATGTCAGAAGTGGACGAGGAATCTAAACAGGTTTCTTATAAGGTTGTAAGGGATGACAATGGTAATGTTAAGCTTGAGTGTCCTGCCATTGGTAAACAATTCGCCGCCGAGGAAATTTCAGCTCAGGTACTGTTAATatttaggttaaattctgctatcaGTCCCTGTACTTTGCGGAGGTGATTGATTTAATCCTTGCACTTAAATTTGTTCATTTTAGTCTTGCAACAGATGACAGTCATTAATCCAGTTAACTGGACTTTAGCGAGTAATATCTgacatgattttttaaatattatgatatacTTGTCCCTTCAGATTTTAGAAATATcagaacttaatgaatttaactgtGAGGactggaattttaaaatttgaaaactacAGGAAATGACTGAATctacaacttttgtaaagtacagggactaatagcataatttactTGATGTGTTTATTGTGTTCTATATTTAGCATATTTCTATGTTTCTATCGTTAATGGATTGTTTTTACTTTTTGATGTAGGTTTTAAGAAAGCTTGTTGATGATGCTTCAAAGTTTTTAAACGATAAAGTAACAAAAGCTGTTGTTACTGTCCCTGCTTACTTCAATGATTCCCAACGGACAGCAACAAAGGATGCTGGTCGAATAGCTGGGTTAGAAGTTCTTCGGATTATCAATGAACCTACGGCTGCCTCTTTGGCATATGGGTTTGAGAAGAAGAACAATGAAACCATCCTTGTGTTTGATCTTGGAGGTGGTACTTTTGATGTTTCAGGTAACTTTCCCGACTTATATTCGACTTATATCCGAACATGGATTTGGAAATGTGATAATACATTAGTCTTGGAAATATTGAATGTACCTATATTGGACATAATATATGTTAATCGGGATCTGAGTGAATGagtaaaagtactatggaggtCTTTGTACTAGGAGTCTGATTGTATTTTGCCTATTTACTAAAAAGGGGTAAATTAGTCCATGTAGGTTAAATTAAAGAGAAAACTGGTCTGTTTTGTTaagtttttatctatttttgaaaaattggCGTGGCTAACAGTAGAAATGTAATGAAACTGAAGgactaatttactttttgatctatcATACAAGGATTAAGTTGCCCATTTTTTGAGCGGATTTCAAATTGCAGTCTGAATCCTAATACAAGGATCTCTTTGGTATTTTTTACTGGGGTGAATGTCAAATAAAgggacatggtaaaattttttaagttttttcatGTGTTTGGAGTTTCTTTCAAGATTATATCTCAAACTCATGTATTGGACACGAGTGTTGGACATTGGTACTTTGGTGCAATATAAGTGAGAAGATACTAGCAAATGTTTGATTGTTCATGTGTTAAAATGTTTCAGTGCTTGAAGTTGGTGATGGAGTGTTTGAGGTGCTTTCTACATCTGGGGACACACATTTGGGTGGTGATGACTTTGATAAGGTATATTTATACTTGGGACTGATGAATTTTTCTTTAATAGTAATTGTAATTTTCAGTGCTGAAGTATGTTGTATATGTTATGTTTTTGTGTGCAGAGAATTGTTGACTGGCTTGCCGACAGCTTCAAGAGAGATGAAGGCATTGATCTTTTGAAAGACAAACAAGCTCTTCAGCGGTTAACCGAGACAGCTGAGAAAGCTAAAATGGAGTTATCATCTTTGACTCAGGCAAATATAAGGTAAAATTGTTTCTGTATTTTCTTCTTGTGCATACTAGTGATTGTGCGTTTTCTACATTGTGTTAATAACATAACCTTTTCGTTTTTCCAGTTTACCTTTCATTACTGCCACGGCAGATGGGCCTAAACACATTGAGACCACCATTACCAGGGTTAAGTTTGAGGAATTGTGCTCAGACCTTCTTGACAGGTAGTTTTTATCATGctaatctctctctctctatatatactGTTTGGTCTATCGTGTTAATCATTGAAGGTGTTAAGTTTCGGTATCTAATATATGCTATAGGCTCAAGACACCAGTGGAGAATTCCCTTAGGGATGCAAAATTGTCCTTTAAAGACATAGATGAGGTTATTCTTGTTGGTGGATCAACACGTATCCCAGCTGTTCAGGAACTTGTGAGGAAGATGACCGGCAAGGAACCTAATGTGACTGTCAATCCAGATGAAGTTGTTGCCTTGGGTGCTGCAGTTCAGGTGTGTTTGTGGTTTACTTGCTACAACTCATCTTACTAATGTTAAATTCTTGTTTTGATGTTTTCTGTCTGCCCCTATTGGTTGTAGGCTGGTGTTTTATCTGGAGATGTCAGTGATATCGTGCTTTTGGATGTGTCCCCGTTGTCACTTGGTCTCGAAACTCTTGGTGGTGTCATGACCAAAATCATCCCAAGAAACACCACACTTCCCACCTCCAAATCGGAGGTCTTTTCAACAGCTGCTGATGGCCAGACAAGTGTTGAGATCAATGTACTCCAAggtgaaagagaatttgttcgggACAACAAATCTCTTGGCAGCTTCCGACTCGATGGTATTCCACCAGCACCACGTGGTGTTCCCCAGATtgaagttaaatttgacattgaTGCCAATGGCATCCTTTCTGTAACTGCTGTCGATAAAGGAACCGGGAAGAAGCAGGACATCACTATTACTGGTGCCAGTACTTTGCCAAATGACGAGGTGtgcatttaaatttaaattgctCTGAAACCCTTTCTGATGTAAGTCTTGATGATAAACTGTTGGCTTGATTCTTCTGTTAAAATATACAGGTTGATAGAATGGTAAAGGAAGCTGAGAAGTTTTCAAAGGAGGATAAGGAGAGAAGGGATGCCATTGACACAAAGAACCAAGCTGATTCCGTTGTCTACCAGACCGAGAAGCAGCTGAAAGAGCTTGGAGACAAGGTTCCTGGTCCAGTCAAAGAGAAAGTTGAGGCAAAGTTACAAGAACTCAAGGATGCAATTGCAGGGGACTCAACACAAGGGATGAAGGATGCCATGGCTGCACTCAACCAAGAAGTTATGCAACTAGGCCAGTCACTTTACAACCAACCTGGTGCCGGAGGCAGCAGTGCAGGACCTGCACCTGGTGGTGAAACCGGGCCTTCAGATTCATCAAACAAGGGTCCTGAAGGAGATGTAATTGATGCAGATTTCACTGACAGCAAGTGAAAAAGCTCGGTTTTGAATCATTCTGGGTATTGGTGTGAGAGGTGGGGGATTGCATTACCTGTCATTTTTGATCCATGGTGGTGAAAGAAAACAAATGGATTTAGGATTTAATAGAGTATGAagcagcatatatatatatatagaatgtCCAAATAGTGATTAATATAGGGTGTTAAGCCCTTCACTTGAACATTGTTTTGAATTGTTCAATATGCATGCCATTTCTTGAGTTTGACTCCTGGATTTAACCAATGTATGTTAAAATCTTTGGTGAAGAAGGcagtgatttttttttatgaatctcAGATTCATGACAGGATTCAAgtattattgcattgtattgttTTCTTACCGATAACCAACTTGTTGCTGCAGTTGAATTTAAGTATAATTGCCCTGGTGCAGTGAGGAAATTATTAAAAgacccttttatttaaaaaattacaggAATTTTGATTTGAACTTTAATGGCAACGAAAACCCTCTATATTTTTCTCTCTAGAGCCCTCCTATCTTTTTACCCTATTTTTGCTGTCTTTGCCTTCTTGTGAGCAGCCAACCCGGCTTTAGGGCTGGCATCGCTCACATCTCCGACTGCTATAGTAAGACCTTTTCCATTTGCCTTTATTTTCGATAAAATAACTCAAGCAGAAGTACTTTTTGTGTGGTTTTCCTTCGTTGGTGAAAGGTGGTGGTTTGCTTCTCCAAGGGTTATTTTTTCCCATTCATTTTGAAACTTCTTTGTGGTTCATCAAGCACATCCTTTGGCAACTACCTTTTTCTCCCTTTTGGATGTAAGGATGAAAGATGAAAGCTTTGAGAATCCGTTGATGTTGCTTGTTTAATTTTCGTTTTGTTGtaacttgaaagaaaaaaaatagagatggAGATCAAGAATTTGTTTGCGCAGTTCAAAAGTTTTCTACATATGCAGGATCTTAATTAGAGAGTAATTCACCATAACAACAGCTGCAAGTTGTGATTTAACACACTCAGCAATTTACAGTCTCACTCTATACTTCTAACTAATAATTCCTCCTCTTAGTCTTTCCCTCTTGAAAACTCGGACACAATTTAGTTTACTTAcaatttttcaatgaaaaagtAATtcctaatttaacaaaaaaatgctCTAATTTGTACATACCTAAAGTGTCAATACTTTTAATCAGGTATCGATGAAATTCACCGATGTTAAAAGGGATAACGGTCACTAAATTGAGGCATTAAATGCCAAAGTATCAATActcatgaaaaaaatattatcacCAATAATCTCCACAAGAGCATGAACCATCTTTAAAATGGTGGTATCTGTTGATGTCTCTCAAAATAATTTCCCTGGACACAATTTTACTAATGAATTTGAATGCAGTATGGCAATCCATGCAGACTCTAAGATTCTTTTTAACTCTAATTGGAGCTCCTGCCGGAGTGGCAATCAACCCGAAGGCTACTGCAAGTTTTTCGCTGTGGTGGTATAGAAGTTTTTCCTTTTCATCCCGTTCCACATCATGAAGATCAAACTCCACCTTGGGGATGTACCCGGCTTTGCTCAAACGCTCACTTAGCTCATCAAGCTTTGCGTAGATTTCTTCACTCTGAACATGGCTTCGGTCTCCCGCTATGAAAGTGTATATCTTGTCTTTAACCTCAATCCAACTAACCCCGGGTTCTTTCTTCACGTTACAGTCTTTCATGAGTCTTCTCATCTTTGCTACATTATTCCACATGCCAACTGATGCATATATGTTAGCAAGAAGAACATGGGTACCAGATTTCTCTGGCTCAAGAATCAAAAGCATCTCTGCAGCACGTTGGCCAATCTCAACATTCTTGTGGATTCTAGCAGCACCAAGAAGTGCACCCCAAACTGAGCCATCCGCTTGGAAAGGCATGGTATTTACAAGTTCCATTGCCTCATCTAATCTCCCGGCTCGACCAAGTAAGTCAATCATGCAAGCATAATGCTCTTGCATACGTTCAAATCCAAATAACTCCTTCATTGATCTGAAGTAATTTTGGGCTTCAGTAACCAAACCAGCATGGTTACAAGCACAAAGCACACTGACCAAAGTTATCTGATTGGGTGAAACACCATATTTAAGCATTTGATTGAAAACCCGTAGTGCTTCTTTCCCATGCCCATGTTGAGCTAGTCCTCCTATCATTGCAGACCATGAGACTATTCCTCTCTCAGGAATACTAGAGAATGCACGTTCAGCATCATCTATGCTTCCACATTTGGCATACATGTTCACGAGAGAATTTCCTGCAAAGTTATCATACATAAATCCATGCTTCAAGACATGAACATGCACTTGTTTCCCTTGCTCGTATGCTGATAGATTTGCACATGCATTTAGGAGTGAACTACAAACATATGGATCCGGCTCTATCCCTCTATCTAGCATTTCTAGATACAGCTTAAGAGCTTCTTCACCTTGTCCGGACTGAGAATAAGCTGTGATCATAGATGTGAAACCCACCAGATCTACAATCAAGCACTCTCTGAATATTCTTGTTGCATCTTCAAGAAGGGCACATTTTCCATATGCATCAATAAGGCTGTTTACAACATAACGGTCAGATTCAAATCCTGATTTTGCAGAGAGTGCATGAATCTGTTTGCAAACATAGTTCACCTGCAAGCTAGCAACGGATTTGAGGACTGTCGATAATGTTGTTTGATTGAATCCAACTCCTGCCTCATGCATCAAAGGAAACAGCAATAGAGCTTCCATATCTTCCCCATTTTGTGAATGCGCAGAGATAACAGCATTCCATGCAATCAAGTCCTTGTCTGGCATCAAATTAAAAACCATTCTTGCATCGTTCATCAAACCACTTTTCGAATACATGTCTATAAGTCCAACATGCACAAAAGGATCTGATCCTACATTCAGCTTTATCAAGTTACAGTGCAACTGTCTGCCCAATTCCTTGAGACCGATGCCAGCACAAGCTTTTAGAGCACTCGACAAGGTAAACATGTTTGAATGTGTTCCAGATAATCTCATTTGCCCAAAAAACTCTAAAGCAGAATCATGCTTATCATGAAGAACGCAACCAGCAATGAGAGCATTCCAAGAGACGATATCAGGTTCCCTTATCTCCTCAAACACGACAACAGCATCCTCAAGATTCCCTATCTTTGCATACATGTCCACAAGTGCATTCTTCGAGAAAGGATCTGAATCATAACCTAGCTTTATCAAGAACCCGTGAATTTTCCTTCCTTCACCACTATCCTCCAACCCAGTGCAGGCGTTTATCATGCTAGACAAACTAAATTCATTAGGCCTTATTCCACTCAAAACCATCTCACGAAACAACTCCACAGCTTCACCAAAGTAATCACTCTGCACATAACAAGAAAACAATGCATTCCATGAAACAACACTCCTTTCAGGTATATCCTCAAAGAGCCTCCTCGAATCACCAAATTTCCCGCATTTTGAGTACAAGACAACCAAACTGTTACCTACATATTCATCAGACTCAAACCCGTTAACCACCACAATTCCATGAACCTGCCTCCCTAACTCCAAATCCTTTGTAAAAGCACAAGCTTTTAGAACGCTAGGAAAAGTGAACTCATTACACTTAAGACCCAACAAATGCATCTCATGGAAAGCCCAAATGGCATCTCTAGCAAGCCCATTTTGGGCATATCCAGAAATCAAAGCAGACCAAGAAACCAAGTCTGGTTCAGGACTTTCGTCGACCAGTTTCCTGGCATAGCCAAAAAGTTTTCGTTTTGCATACAAGCTGATCAAAAAGTTCCTACTTTTGGGGTCATTGGTTGAACCAAATTTGAGTGCATGGGCATGGATTTGCATGCCTGGATATAGGGTCTTGGAGGCATTGCATTTTGACAAGAGTTTAGAGTAGTAGGGAACAGAGAATGATGTGGGATTGGGGTCTTGGGCTAAGCTGAGGAAAGGGTTGGATTTTTTGGCGTGGCTTGAAGTAGCTGAGGTTTGAAAACGGTGAAAAGAAGAAGGGTAAGATCGTTGGAGATGAGATTTTTGGAACTGGAGGGAATTGAAAGTACGGATTTTCATGATTCATTTGTTCATTAACCTGGTTTGGTTAATCTTCTCAACCGCAACTGACGCCACTTTTGACGCCACTACTCCCACAACAGCACTAACGAAAGCTTCAGCCATCTTTGCTTCAAAATAACAAGCTTGAAATGTTAGAAAAAACTGTTAACCCTATATCAGAGAAGCGAAGAACAATAGGAAACGAAAAGCAATAGATGATtgaaatgggtaaattacattcaAGATCCTTATACTATTATTATGTTTACGTTTTGTccacttaactttaaaaagttttccttttgtctttattttttaaaaaataactcaaGCAGAAGTTCTTTTTGTGCGGTTTTCCTTCGTCGATTAAAGGCGGTGGTTTGCTTCTTCAACGGTCCTCTTTTTTTTTCCGCACTGTTAGGCTGCTTTTAGTTTCCTAAAGGTTACAATAATATAACTCCTAATGCAAGTGTTTCCGTAATTTTACCATTGATCATCAACATCCGAACTCTAAGCTTTTACCGAAAACCTAAATTTTCAGTGTCAAAGGACTTCGAGAAGAGATTTTGGACCTTCCATAAATGAAAGAAGTTTGCATATCCTTTGATAATTACTTTCTTCGTCTCGCTTTTGGATGTATGGATGAAAGATGAAAGCTTTGAGAATTGCGGGTTTTGCTTATTAAATATTCATTTAGTTGTAGCTGGACAAAGTAACTACTAGAAGAACAATAGAGATGGATATGAGAATTGTTTACGCAGTTTGGAAATTTCCTACGTCTGAGGAGCCTTGCTCAGAGGTTAATCCACTATAACAACAGTTACAAGTTATGATTTAACTCAACTCACTCAGCAAGTTATAGCTTCAGTCCTATACTTCTAACTAAATAACTCTCCCTCTAAATCTTTTCCCCTTGCAAGCTTAGATCCAAGCTGATGAACAATATTCAGTTTACTCACAATTTTGCACTAAAAAAAGTAGTTCctgatttaacaaataaaatgctCTCCAATTTCTACAATTAACCTACACTAGTCGTTCACTATATATACATAAAAGGGGCGTTCAAGTACAATCAATGACATTCGCTAATCTCACTAAAAACATCTTACTGTATCAAATTCCTTGAAGATCAAATCTTCTATTTAAGAGAACTTTGATTGTATTGAAACAATCTTTACTTGGCTTGATTCTCGCATGTAAAGTCTGCACTGATGTACCACCATTGAAGCTGACAATTATAATCGGCACTAACAAGCTCTCTTTGCTTGATATAAATACAGGGTAGCCAACTTTTTTTTCTGATGATTTTGGATTATGACCTGAAAGCTTAAATCTTCAACTTAGCTCGATACACAGATGCTAGCTCCTTTTCCTGATAAAATCCAAACACAGTATTTATGATCAACTAAGTTACTATTTTTAATTCCAAGGCAATCCAATTGGTGAACTCAATAAGTTTTAGATCCTAGAAATTCTATGAAGGAAAAGTACCTTTGTGAATAGCTTTTCCATTCATATTTGGTGCTGGTCCTCTCCGGTCATGGCTAAGGCCTTCTAGCTTACTACCCCATCAGATAAAGCAAAATCATAAATCTTTACATGAAGAAAAAATTTTAACCCttggatttgaattttagttGTTTTATCACTGACCTATGTGAAGCATGTCCGGATCTCTCATATCAAAGAGTCTTGCAGGAGACTTCCTCTATTTGCCTTAAGTAACACCACTTCTCTACAGGGAGACACTTCGCCTGCAAAAATGCAAAAGGAATAGGTTAAGAAAGAGAATGGTGGTAAAGTGGCAAGATGCTGCAATGAACAAGCATACAATATGTTGTCAAGGACAGCTGATTTGGGTAGCCAAGGTTAGTTCCATAACGGGATGGCAATCGCAAGTGCTTCCTTCAGGAGCAGAACCAGAATGGCTTTCGGGAACAGAACTAAATTCCGGTCGGATATCACGAGAAACCTTATTCACAATCCTTGAGGCTTCTGACAAGTAGGAGAAATACTTAGGTGACTTGCATGACTGAAGACAACAAGGCAAAAGAAGTGGTCAAAATGCATAAACAATGATAATTACCTAGTgagttgaaatttgaaaatttttcataagCAGTCTTCCTGTTTAGTTGACTTACTATAATAGTCTATGCCTTTTGGAAAAATGCAGCTTTTTCCCGGCTAATCTGTCAGAAACATTTTATGTACAACAAAACTAAATCTGTACAAGTAGTCACAGCTGACTTGGACCTTTTCTGTGACTGCAATCAAACACAGCTCAATAGCATCAAGTAGTCACACCATTACCATATGACCTTTTCCAATACCCCATGTACGGTGCTGGGCCACTCTGGTCTTGGCTGAGGCCATTTAGCTCACTAGCTCATCTGATAAAGCAAAATCATAAATCTTTACGTAGAGAAAAAAAGTTTAATCCTCAGATTATAACTTAAGTTGGTCATCACTCATCACTGACCTATCTGAAGCATGCCTGGATCTCTCATATTGAAGATTCTTGCAAGAGACTTCCTCTATGATCTTAAGTAACACCACTTCTCTGCAGGGAGACACTTTGCCTGCCAAAATGCAAAAGGCTAGGTTAAGAAAGAGAATGGTGGTAAAGCAGCAAGATATGATGAAC contains the following coding sequences:
- the LOC107903288 gene encoding heat shock 70 kDa protein 6, chloroplastic, with translation MASSTAQINVLGGIGFASSRKPNYHSPRTVFLGQRLGKPSPLNAAFLRLAKTNGKRYNVGPVRVVNEKVVGIDLGTTNSAVAAMEGGKPTIVTNAEGQRTTPSVVAYTKTGDRLVGQIAKRQAVVNPENTFFSVKRFIGRKMSEVDEESKQVSYKVVRDDNGNVKLECPAIGKQFAAEEISAQVLRKLVDDASKFLNDKVTKAVVTVPAYFNDSQRTATKDAGRIAGLEVLRIINEPTAASLAYGFEKKNNETILVFDLGGGTFDVSVLEVGDGVFEVLSTSGDTHLGGDDFDKRIVDWLADSFKRDEGIDLLKDKQALQRLTETAEKAKMELSSLTQANISLPFITATADGPKHIETTITRVKFEELCSDLLDRLKTPVENSLRDAKLSFKDIDEVILVGGSTRIPAVQELVRKMTGKEPNVTVNPDEVVALGAAVQAGVLSGDVSDIVLLDVSPLSLGLETLGGVMTKIIPRNTTLPTSKSEVFSTAADGQTSVEINVLQGEREFVRDNKSLGSFRLDGIPPAPRGVPQIEVKFDIDANGILSVTAVDKGTGKKQDITITGASTLPNDEVDRMVKEAEKFSKEDKERRDAIDTKNQADSVVYQTEKQLKELGDKVPGPVKEKVEAKLQELKDAIAGDSTQGMKDAMAALNQEVMQLGQSLYNQPGAGGSSAGPAPGGETGPSDSSNKGPEGDVIDADFTDSK
- the LOC107903203 gene encoding pentatricopeptide repeat-containing protein At5g04780, mitochondrial codes for the protein MKIRTFNSLQFQKSHLQRSYPSSFHRFQTSATSSHAKKSNPFLSLAQDPNPTSFSVPYYSKLLSKCNASKTLYPGMQIHAHALKFGSTNDPKSRNFLISLYAKRKLFGYARKLVDESPEPDLVSWSALISGYAQNGLARDAIWAFHEMHLLGLKCNEFTFPSVLKACAFTKDLELGRQVHGIVVVNGFESDEYVGNSLVVLYSKCGKFGDSRRLFEDIPERSVVSWNALFSCYVQSDYFGEAVELFREMVLSGIRPNEFSLSSMINACTGLEDSGEGRKIHGFLIKLGYDSDPFSKNALVDMYAKIGNLEDAVVVFEEIREPDIVSWNALIAGCVLHDKHDSALEFFGQMRLSGTHSNMFTLSSALKACAGIGLKELGRQLHCNLIKLNVGSDPFVHVGLIDMYSKSGLMNDARMVFNLMPDKDLIAWNAVISAHSQNGEDMEALLLFPLMHEAGVGFNQTTLSTVLKSVASLQVNYVCKQIHALSAKSGFESDRYVVNSLIDAYGKCALLEDATRIFRECLIVDLVGFTSMITAYSQSGQGEEALKLYLEMLDRGIEPDPYVCSSLLNACANLSAYEQGKQVHVHVLKHGFMYDNFAGNSLVNMYAKCGSIDDAERAFSSIPERGIVSWSAMIGGLAQHGHGKEALRVFNQMLKYGVSPNQITLVSVLCACNHAGLVTEAQNYFRSMKELFGFERMQEHYACMIDLLGRAGRLDEAMELVNTMPFQADGSVWGALLGAARIHKNVEIGQRAAEMLLILEPEKSGTHVLLANIYASVGMWNNVAKMRRLMKDCNVKKEPGVSWIEVKDKIYTFIAGDRSHVQSEEIYAKLDELSERLSKAGYIPKVEFDLHDVERDEKEKLLYHHSEKLAVAFGLIATPAGAPIRVKKNLRVCMDCHTAFKFISKIVSREIILRDINRYHHFKDGSCSCGDYW